A window of the Macrobrachium rosenbergii isolate ZJJX-2024 chromosome 13, ASM4041242v1, whole genome shotgun sequence genome harbors these coding sequences:
- the LOC136844550 gene encoding acyl-coenzyme A thioesterase 1-like, with amino-acid sequence IIYLRKRFFCCLILIVVLQVLGYGVGVIGTSKGGDLAVSMAAFIPSVIACVTINGFFAPCNQGIRVEGHLYPPFQWDQNRLVISDDGTINVKACVPGHKHLEKHMLPLEKSHSAFLFLVGIDDQNVNSEFQAQGARKYLSSHNYKHDCLVESYPGTGHLLEPPYSPHCYASFQHTFMSAICWGGSCKYHTLGQERAWEKMQNFLWYHLVERVHIGNEKYVTSIPLRSHL; translated from the coding sequence ATCATTTATTTAAGGAAGCGTTTCTTCTGTTGTTTGATATTGATTGTTGTTTTGCAGGTTCTTGGTTATGGTGTGGGTGTTATTGGTACAAGCAAAGGGGGAGATTTAGCAGTTTCAATGGCTGCATTTATACCGTCTGTCATTGCTTGTGTCACAATTAATGGTTTTTTTGCACCCTGCAATCAAGGAATAAGAGTTGAAGGCCATCTTTACCCTCCATTTCAGTGGGACCAAAATAGGTTGGTGATCAGTGACGATGGAACAATAAATGTAAAGGCTTGCGTACCAGGTCATAAGCATTTAGAAAAACACATGCTCCCCCTTGAGAAAAGTCATTCAGCTTTTCTCTTCTTGGTCGGCATTGATGATCAAAACGTAAATTCTGAATTTCAAGCTCAGGGTGCCCGTAAATATTTATCATCTCATAATTATAAGCATGACTGTCTTGTCGAGTCATATCCTGGAACAGGGCACTTACTTGAGCCACCGTACTCCCCACACTGTTACGCTTCCTTCCAGCACACCTTCATGAGTGCCATCTGCTGGGGGGGTTCTTGCAAATACCACACCCTTGGTCAGGAAAGAGcttgggaaaagatgcagaactTTTTATGGTATCATTTAGTGGAAAGAGTTCACATtggtaatgaaaaatatgtaacctCCATTCCCTTGAGAAGTCACCTCTAG
- the LOC136845000 gene encoding acyl-coenzyme A thioesterase 1-like isoform X1, translating to MSSTSQDGVMLSVNPLSCLHDEPVSIKVSGLKPGQDVTLHSSMKDVRNVHFMSYAHYRADGNGEVDVDVMESLGGEYEGVFPMGLFGSLAPAPNEYKYTRFFKRDVENPNIVTISVHDGHLSAETLCSPEASKPLSSVVNERHYMAPGVQRIPVRYGKVRGSLFLPPGDGPFPGVVDMFGTAGGLLEFRSAQLASRGFASLALAFFNYDDLPKGLEEFDIAYFEEAVEYLLKHEKVLGYGVGVIGTSKGGDLAVSMAAFIPSVIACVTINGFFAPFGQGLRVEGQLYPPFKWDQDRLMISDDGIINAKACIPGHKYVGKYMLPLEKSHSAFLFLVGIDDQNVNSEFQAQGARKYLSSHNYKHGCLVESYPGTGHLLEPPYSPHCYASFQHTFMSAMCWGGSCKYHTLGQERAWEKLQKFLRYHLVERVHISNEKYVTSVRLRSRL from the exons ATGAGTTCTACCTCACAG GACGGTGTTATGTTGTCTGTTAATCCACTGTCCTGTCTTCATGACGAACCAGTTTCCATAAAGGTATCAGGCTTGAAGCCAGGTCAGGATGTCACTCTTCATTCATCTATGAAGGATGTTCGGAATGTCCATTTCATGTCTTATGCACATTACAG AGCTGATGGGAATGGTGAGGTTGACGTTGATGTGATGGAATCGCTTGGTGGAGAGTATGAGGGTGTTTTTCCCATGGGTCTCTTTGGATCTCTCGCCCCAGCaccaaatgaatataaatatactcgGTTTTTCAAAAGAGATGTTGAAAATCCCAATATT gTTACAATAAGCGTGCATGATGGACATCTTAGTGCCGAAACACTGTGTTCACCAGAAGCAAGTAAACCTCTGTCATCTGTTGTTAATGAAAGACACTATATGGCCCCTGGTGTTCAGCGTATTCCAGTGCGTTATGGAAAAGTTAGAGGCTCTTTGTTTTTACCTCCAG GTGATGGTCCATTCCCAGGAGTTGTCGATATGTTCGGTACTGCAGGAGGCCTTCTTGAATTTAGGTCGGCTCAGCTTGCTTCCCGAGGCTTCGCATCTCTTGCACTTGCTTTTTTCAATTATGATGACCTTCCCAAAGGCTTGGAAGAGTTTGACATTGCATACTTTGAAGAGGCCGTGGAATATCTGTTGAAACATGAGAAG GTTCTTGGTTATGGTGTGGGTGTTATTGGTACAAGCAAAGGGGGAGATTTAGCAGTTTCAATGGCTGCATTTATACCGTCTGTCATTGCTTGTGTCACAATTAATGGGTTTTTTGCACCCTTCGGTCAAGGGTTAAGAGTTGAAGGCCAACTTTACCCTCCATTTAAGTGGGACCAAGATAGGTTGATGATCAGTGACGATGGAATAATAAATGCAAAGGCTTGCATACCAGGTCATAAATATGTGGGAAAATACATGCTCCCCCTTGAGAAAAGTCATTCAGCTTTTCTCTTCTTGGTCGGCATTGATGATCAAAACGTAAATTCTGAATTTCAAGCTCAGGGTGCCCGTAAATATTTGTCATCTCATAATTATAAGCATGGCTGTCTTGTCGAGTCATATCCTGGAACAGGGCATTTACTTGAGCCACCGTACTCCCCACACTGTTACGCTTCTTTCCAGCACACCTTTATGAGTGCCATGTGTTGGGGGGGTTCTTGCAAATATCACACCCTTGGTCAGGAAAGAGCTTGGGAAAAGCTGCAGAAATTTTTACGGTATCATTTAGTGGAAAGAGTTCACATTAGTAACGAAAAATATGTAACCTCTGTTCGTTTGAGAAGTCGCCTCTAG